The DNA region AGCAGTATGCCCGCTGGATGGCTGGCTGCCGCTTGGCCTCCAAAGGCCGCACCATGGCCGACAGCAGCTACGCCAGTGAGGTGCAGGCCATCCTGGCCTTCCTCAGCCTGCAGCGCACGGGTGGCGGGGGCCCCGGCAACCACCCCCAGGGCCCTGATGCCTCTGCTGAAGGCCTCAACCCCTATGGCCTGGTTGCCCCCCGTTTCCAGCGAAAGTTCAAGGCCAAGCAGGTACCAGGAGGAGTCAGGGTGGGAATGAGCATAGTGTTTACCCGGAGACCCCCGACCCCTGGGTCTCCACAGAGCCTTCCTCAGGAAAGCTACGTGCTCACTGGGCTTCTCCCACTGCGTCCCTGAGATTGCGCGGCTGGTACCCACCCTCTGGGAGGAGTCACGGTCCAGGTGCCCATGTTCACCTTGCAGCCTGGCACACTGCAAATCTGTACCTTGGTGGCCCGTGGGCACTGTCCCTTCCCAGGCTCACATGCTGTCACCCTGATGGGGAGGTGGGGGTTCGGTGACTTTGGAAGAGGGGAATAGTGTGTGGCAGCCCATCACCAGTATGGTCCTGCAGCTCACTCCACGGATCCTGGAAGCCCACCAGAATGTGGCCCAGTTGTCGCTGGCAGAGGCCCAGCTGCGCTTCATCCAGGCCTGGCAGTCCCTGCCCGACTTCGGCATCTCTTATGTCATGGTCAGGTATGGCCCCCAGCCCATCCCCCTGCCCAGCACCATCTCTGCCCTTACCTGCCACCCGGCTGCTGTGTGCCCACATCCCAAGAGTGGGTTCTGGACAGGCACCCCGAAGACTCCCTTCCCTTGTTCCTTGTAAGCAGGCCCTACTGAGGGCCCCATGTGTGCCCCTCATGCTGTCCCTCCACAAAAAACATAAGAGACAAAGCTCATGCCAGGTGctggggctcatgtctgtaatctcagcactttgggaggtcgagataggaggatcacttgagcccaggagtttgagaccagcctgggcaacacagaaagtcccctgtctctacaaaaaattgtaaaaaattagctgggcacggtggtggtcacctgtagtcccagctactcgggaggctgaggtgggaggatctcttgagcctgggaggtcaagattgcagtgagctgtgatcacaccactgcactccagcctgggtgacaaagcgagactctgtctcaaaaataaataggccgggccaggtgcggtggctcacacctgtaatctcagcactttgggaggtcgaggtgggcggatcatgatgtcaggagtttgagaccagcctggccaacatagtgaaaccctgtctctactaaaaatacaaaaattagctgggtgtggtggcatgaacctgtagtcccacctactcaggaggctgaggcaggagaatcccttgaacccaggaggcacaggttgcagtgaaatgagactacaccactgcactccaccctgggtgacagagcgagactctgcctcaaacaaacaaacaaaacaaaacaaataaataggtgggacgcggtggctcacgtctgtaatacctgcactttgggaggccgaggtggtcagatcatttgaggtcaggagtgtgagaccagcctgaccaacatggtgaaacccagtccctactaaaaatacaaaaattagccaggtgtggtggcaggtgcctataatcccagctactcgggaggctgaggcaggagaatctcttgaacccaggatgcggaggttgcagtgagccaagatcgtgccactgcactccagcctggatgcgacagagtgagactccgtctcaagtaagtaagtagataaacaaataaataaaagagccagcgcagtggctcacccctgtaatcccagcactttgggaggccaaggcaagcagatcatgaggtcaggagatcgagaccagcctgaccaacatggtgaaactacgtcttgccgggcgcggtggctcaagcctgtaatcccaccactttgggaggccaagacgggtggatcacgaggtcaggagatcgagaccatcctggctaacacggtgaaaccccttctctactaaaaaatacaaaaacaaaaactagccgggcgaagtggcgggcgcctgtagtcccagctactcaggaggctgaggcaggagaatggcgtaaacccgggaggcggaacttgcagtgagctgagatcaagccactgcactccagcctgggcgacagggcgagactccgtctcaaagaaaaaaaaaaaaaaaaaaagaaactccgtctctactaaaaacacaaaaattagctaggtgtggtggcgcgtacctgtaatcccatcttctagggaggctgagacaggagaatcgcttgaactagggaggcggaggaggttgcagcaagccgagatcacgccactgcactccagcctggtgacagagcgagactgtctcaaaaaaaaaaaaaaaaggccgggcacgatggctcaagcctgtaatcccagcactttgggaggccgaggcgggcggatcacaaggtcaggagatcgagaccatcctggctaacacggtgaaaccccgtctctactaaaaaatacaaaaaactagccgggtgaggtggcgggcgcctgtagtcccagctactcgggaggctgaggcaggagaatggcgtgaacccgggaggcggagcttgcagtgagctgagatctggccagtgcactccagcttgggtgacagagcgagactccgtctcaaaaaaaaaaaaaaaaaaaaaaaagagagacgaaGTTCAGGTCAGGAGAGCAGAAGAACCAGTTCTCGCTGCAGCTCTGTTGTGGACAGTTCACTGTCTGGGCCTGGGTTGGCCATAGAGGTGGATGCCATTACAGGGAGAGGACCCCTCTGATCAGTTGTTTCCTAAGACTGCAAAGAAGGGATCGAGACAGCAGCTGATGAGGATGATGCCAAAAACCAAAAGTTACCATTTAAAGGCATGGCCTGTTTGCCTGATGCTGCTAAATGCTGTTGTGGGGATTCTATCAATTAaccctcattttccagatgagaaactTGAGGCCCAGGGAACCCAAATGgcttgctcagggtcacagagCTGCTGAGCTGCAGTTGGGAAAGGCTGGCTCTCCAGCACAGCGCCACATTGTCTGGGCGGGCTTGGGCCATGCAGGGTGGAGCCCTGGCTCATTCTCTCCTGCTGGGGGCCAGGTTCAAGGGCAGTAGGAAAGACGAGATCCTGGGCATCGCCAACAACCGACTGATCCGCATCGACTTGGCTGTGGGCGACGTGGTCAAGACCTGGCGTTTCAGCAACATGCGCCAGTGGAATGTCAACTGGGACATCCGGCAGGTGGGCCCAGACCCAGGGTATGGATGGGGGACAGGTGCCAGGCCGGAGCTGTATCCAGCCAGGGTAGGGCAGGGGCTGCTCCCATATCCCACCCCCATTTGCCCCTCTGACTGTCTGCCCTTCAGGTGGCCATCGAGTTTGATGAGCACATCAATGTGGCCTTCAGCTGCGTGTCTGCCAGCTGCCGAGTTGTACACGAGTACATCGGGGGTTACATCTTCCTGTCGACGCGGGAGCGGGCCCGTGGGGAGGAGCTGGATGAAGACCTCTTCCTGCAGCTTACAGGGGGCCATGAGGCCTTCTGAGGGCTATCTGACTGCCCCTGCCCTGCTCACCACCTGTCACGGCAACTCCCAAGCCCACACCCACAGGGGCTCACTGCCCCACACCCGCTCCAGGCAGGCACCCAGCTGGGCATTTCACCTGCAGTCACTGACTTTGTGCAGGCCAAAGACCTGGCAGGGCCAGACGCTGTCATCACCCAGgccagggatgggggtgggggtccCTGAGCTCCTGCGGTGCCCCCTTCCCTTGTCCAAGTGGCTGAGGGTGATACCCCTGAGCTATCTGCAGTCCCCTAGCACACAAGGAAGACCGGATGTAGCTACAGGATGATGAAACATGGTCTCAAActggagtttctttcttgttactttttttatttttttaattttttttgagacggagtctcgctctgtcgcccgggctggagtgcagtggccggttctcagctcactgcaagctccgcctcccgggttcacgccattctcctgcctcagcctccccagtagctgggactacaggcgccgccacctcgcccggctagtttttttttgtatttttagtagagacggggtttcaccgtgttagccaggatggtctcgatctcctgacctcgtgatccgcccatctcggcctccaaaagtgctgggattacaggcttgagccaacgcgcccggctcttgtcactttttaaaatttcttttttataaattaatattttattgttggatccttctcctttctctggaGCAGTGCTTGGGGCCACTCTGACACTCTGTCTCTTCATCACCAGCCAAGGAAAGGGGCTTTCCTGATAGAGATAAGAGTTGGTTAAAGGGAGATCTAAGTCAGTCTGGGGTTGGAAGCTAGGAGAGAGGTGAGGGTAGAAGGCACAGGCTTCAGGCACAAGGGATAggggctggcgtggtggctctcacGGGTAGGGCGTAGCTGCAGCGCCTCCTTGAAGTACTTGGGAAGCAGGAAGCCATCAGTATTCCCTGGAGTCAGAATCACCCCATTGGCAGAGCGGAAGAAGGATATTCCATCTGCTGACAGAGCCAGAGATGTGACTCATGCCCTCCCTGAAGGCAAGGCCAGCCCCTGCTTTGTCCAGACTCACCTGCCAGAGCCAGGGGTCCATCAATAAACACAGCTATTTCACAATGGGGCCGCATGCCTGCAGAGACAGCTGAAGCTGGGGACTGGGCACCTAGAGGGCAGTCAGCAACCTGGGCAGACTAGGGTCctgggctgggattgcagggttGCTGCTCCATGCCAGGCATGGGGTGGCCTCAGACAAGTGTTGCAACCTCTGGAGGGGACCTGGGAGGACAGAGTGGGTGGGAGTAGCTAGATGAGAGGGAAGGGCACTGACCACTGATGACACTGGGGTCTCCAGGCAGTCCTGGGGCCAGGTGGATGTGCGTCCTTCCCCCGCAGGACAGGCCCTTGAGTAGGATGGATGGCCAGTGCTTCCAGAATGTACCATGGACTAGCATCGGGGGCAGGGCCTGTGGCGTCTCCAGGGGCATCAACTCCAACTCAGGTACCTGGTTGAATAGGCAGCAGTGAGACCCCCTTCGCAGGCAGGGGTCCCTCCCATCTGGCTCTCGTACTTGTCCCCTCACCCTGACCTGCAGGGAATGGCCCTGGTTGGCCCGGATGAGAAGGCCAGTGCTGGGATCCCCCTGCTGCAGGGCGAACCGCTGCTTCCTATTGGTGTCCACCACGCGCTGCACATCTTCAGCAGAGAAGCTGCGGAACTGGGGCAACTGCAGGAGGGCGCCCAGGGGCACGAAGCCATCTGTGGGCAGGCAGGGTGCTCAGGAGCCAACCTTGCTCTGGACTGGGCCAGGATTAACAGGGAGCTACACGCAACCGAAACAAAGCCTGGGCTTGGAGATCACTTGGGCATCCTCTGTAGGACCTTTTGAGTCTCCCCTTTCTGGGTCCCAGTTTTTTCAAGTTACATAAAATGAGGATCTGCCTCACAGAGGGGCAGGGAGGTGAGTGCTCAGCATGGCGCTGGCCTGGAGTGCACACTCACACCACCAGCTGCCCCATACCCTCCGGGGTACACCCTCGGAGTAAGTGCTGATCTGGCTGCTTGGCTGGAGGGGGCggtcaccaggcctggcccagacAAGAACTCTCCTCAGTCTGCTGTGGACATGACAGGGCCTCTAGACCTTGCTCTCCTCTGTGCATGGGGAAGAAGTGCCCTCCGTGCCTTCCTCAGGGAGCAGTGGAGGCAGCCATGGGGGAGGGGTCGCAGACAGGCTCACGTTTCTCTCTGGGCTCAAGCCCCAGCCTCCAAGGCCCCTACTTACCAGCTCCCATGGGGAGCCCCAGCTTCAAGGCCCCATGGCGCAGGGCATAGGACAGAGCCTTGGACAGCTGCACGTCTCGGTCCTGAAAGAACCCAGCAGTGGACCCTGGTCTCCATGGTgaccctgccctgctgcccatCCTGAACCATCAATGACCCACTGCAGAGAGAGCCCAGAGAGAAAGGAGTGCCAGGTGGTCTCCAGGAATAGTAGGACCCTTCAACTCCTCCCCCAGCAACTCCCAGGGAGCCTGGACttgtgggagggggtggggaggaggcgcGCACCTGTTCCCGGGATCTGGGGGCCCTTCTACCCCTGGACCCTGCTGCTTCCTGCCTTTCTCCTCCTGAGGAGTTCATGGCCAAGACCTGTGGGGAGCAGTGACGAGGGGGTACTGCTTTAAGGCCCCTCCCACGTCCCCACCCCTCCCAGAAAGTCACAAAGCCTCAGGAAGTGAGCGCTGGGTGGGAGTATACGGCTCATTAAGTTCACCACCCCCATGCTCTGCTGCAGAGAGGGAAACTAAGGCCCAGCAGGccagacttgcccaaggtcacaccgtCAGCCAGCAGCGCAGGGAGGCCGAGCCCCACACTCCAGATCACTGGTGCCCCCCCGCAAGGTGGTCTGGGAGGCAGGGCCGACGTGCAGACTGATGGGGCGGAAGTGTCGGGGCTGCGGGGACAAACCTCCACCCTCCTTGACCCCGGCGGGGCGGGCGGCGGGCCCGCCAATGAAAAGCCGCGGGGGAAGGGGGCGGGCACTTCCGCTTCGGGGAAGGGGCGGGGCCTGCGTGAACTGGAGGCCGGGGATCTccggctggaggctggagcttcTGGGCCCTGGAAAGGGGTCCCCGCGCGTCCCGAGTCGGAGGCAGACCCCTGGGTTTGAGGGGCATGGGCATTTGGGGGCGCCTGAACCCAAGACCTCCGGATGGTAGGGATGCCCGGGCGTCCCGGACACCCTGCGGGACTCGGGGCTCCTGCGGGAAGAACTGGAGCTTTACTGCCCAGGGAGTGGTCAGGGGGGTGGAGAAGGGCTGCGGGTACCCTCAGGAGGTCTGCGACAGACGGGGCCAGCTGCGCAGCCCAGGAGTGGTAGTGGCCCCCCTGGGTGACAGGCCTGGCTCTATCCTCCCCCAGAGCTGCCCCGTCCAGATCATGGATCCTGAGGTGACCCTGCTGCTGCAGTGCCCTGGCGGGGGCCTGCCCCGGGAGCAAGTACAGGCCGAGCTGAGCCCCGCCCACGACCGACGCCCACTGCCAGGTGGGGACGAGGCCATCACTGCCATCTGGGAGACCCGGCTAAAGGCCCAACCCTGGCTCTTCAACGCCCCCAAGTTCCGCCTGCACTCAGCCACCCTGGCGCCCATTGGCCCTCGGGGGCCACAGCTGCTTCTGCGCGTGGGCCTTACTTCCTACCGAGACTTCCTGGGCACCAACTGGTCTAGCTCAGCTGCCTGGCTGCGACAGCAGGGAGCCACCGACTGGGGTGACACGCAGGCCTATCTGGCGGACCCACTGGGGGTGGGCGCAGCACTAGCCACGGCCGATGACTTCCTTGTCTTCCTGCGCCGCTCCCGGCAGGTGGCTGAGGCCCCTGGGCTGGTGGATGTGCCTGGTGGGCACCCAGAGCCTCAGGTGAGATGCCAGGCTGGGCACAAAGACCCAGACAGCTCAAAGGAGCTGCAGCTCTCCACCCTCCCAATCCTCCCAGCTTTGGGTTCCTCATTCCTTAAAGGGAAAATTGGCCTGGTGTTTCTCTGAAAGTTTGCTCAGGGCAGTCCAGCTGCCTCCCCACTGACCCCTGCCCCAGTCCTGTGAGAAACTAGAAAACACAGGGGGGAAAAACTGGACACAGGAAGAAGATGCCCTACCCGACCCCTGACCCCTGTGTGTCCCCTTTGAAGCTGGATCTCTGGTTGTCTGCCAGGAAAAGGACACCAGACTCAGGATCACTAACTCTCTTACACTGTGCCACATCAGGCCCTTAGGGCCAGCAGGTATAGGCTTGCTGGTCCTGAGATGGGGCAGGGGGAAGAGGTGGGGAGCAGGAGCTGAGCCTGACCTCTCACAGGCCCTGTGCCCTGGTGACAGCCCCCAGCACCAGGACCTCGCTGGGGAGCTGGTGGTACGTGAGCTCTTTTCCAGTGTCCTTCAGGAGATCTGTGATGAGGTGAGTGAGGTTGACCTGGACAGGGTGGTAGACATGAAGGGAGGGGTTAGGACTTGCCAGAATTCTACAGATCTGGGCTGGCGGGAGGCCTGCAGGCATTTGGTCAGCAATGATAGAAGAAGTTGGCTTTGCAGCTAGGCATACTAGGAGTGGAATTCTAGCCCGCAGTACTCTCTGCCTtggattcttcttcttttcttttctattttttagagtcttgctcttgtcgcccaggctggagtgcagtagcacaatctcagctcactgcaagttccgcctcccaggttcacaccattctcttgcctcagcctcccgagtagctgggactacaggtgcccgccaccatgcctggctaatttttttcatatttttagtagagacagggtttcaccatgttagccaggatggtctcgatctcctgacctcgtgatctgcctgcctcaacctccgaaaatgctgggattacagatgtgagccactgtgcccagcggattcctcttcttttcttttcttttttctttttgagacagagtcttgctctgttgcccaggctgagtgcagtggtgccatatcggctcactgcaaactttgcctcctgggttcaagtgattatcatgcCTTGCCCGGCCAAGGATTCTTCTTTTCAATGGAAACAATGATAAATATCTTACCTACTCCCCAAGTTTGTTGAAAAAGGAGTAAGtgtggcagggcgtggtggctcacacctgtaatcccagcactttgggaggccgaggccagtggatcatctgaggtcaggagttcgagaccagcctgggcaacatggagaaaccccatctctactaaaaatacaaaaactagccgggcatggtggcgtgcacctgtaatcccagctactcaggaggctgaggcaggagaatcactttaacctgggaggcagaggttgcagtgagctgagatggcgccactgtactccagcctggacgacagagcaagactccatctcaaaaaaaaaaaaaaaaaaaaaaaacggaaaaagGAGTAAGTGGGAGTCCCAGTCACTAAATTGACTTCTcttgggtgaccttgggcaacgtGTTCAATCTCTTTGGTTTTGGTGTACCTGTAAAACACACATGCCCATCATCTGACATTCTGTGATGCCAGGCCCTTGATCTACAGGCTGTAAAGTGCTGTACACAGGCAACAGGCTGTTTTTCATTGAGAGGGGCAGGGATGTGGGCAGTGGGATTGATAGGGGggacctcccccctcccccctccaccgcAGGTGAACCTGCCGCTGCTCACCCTGAGCCAGCCCCTGCTGTTGGGCATCGCCCGAAACGAGACCAGTGCTGGCCGAGCCAGTGCCGAGTTCTATGTCCAGTGAGTGGGCTTGGGTACATGATCCTGGGTCTTGGGGAGGTGGGTGGTGAGGAGTGGGCTGAGGCAGCTGTGGCTCCACAGGGACCCCGCAGGGGCTGGTCACCCACTAAGCCACCCTGTGTTCTTGTCCAGGTGCAGCCTGACTTCTGAGCAGGTGAGAAAGCACTACCTGAGTGGGGGACCCGAGGCCCACGAGTCTACAGGAATCATCTTTGTGGAGACACAGGTGCAGAGTGACAAACCATCTTGCTTGGAGGCCAGGGCTGGAGCCTGCAGAGGCC from Rhinopithecus roxellana isolate Shanxi Qingling chromosome 15, ASM756505v1, whole genome shotgun sequence includes:
- the TRPT1 gene encoding tRNA 2'-phosphotransferase 1 isoform X2, translated to MNSSGGERQEAAGSRGRRAPRSREQDRDVQLSKALSYALRHGALKLGLPMGADGFVPLGALLQLPQFRSFSAEDVQRVVDTNRKQRFALQQGDPSTGLLIRANQGHSLQVPELELMPLETPQALPPMLVHGTFWKHWPSILLKGLSCGGRTHIHLAPGLPGDPSVISGMRPHCEIAVFIDGPLALADGISFFRSANGVILTPGNTDGFLLPKYFKEALQLRPTRKPLSLAGDEETECQSGPKHCSRERRRIQQ
- the TRPT1 gene encoding tRNA 2'-phosphotransferase 1 isoform X3 yields the protein MGSRAGSPWRPGSTAGFFQDRDVQLSKALSYALRHGALKLGLPMGADGFVPLGALLQLPQFRSFSAEDVQRVVDTNRKQRFALQQGDPSTGLLIRANQGHSLQVPELELMPLETPQALPPMLVHGTFWKHWPSILLKGLSCGGRTHIHLAPGLPGDPSVISGMRPHCEIAVFIDGPLALADGISFFRSANGVILTPGNTDGFLLPKYFKEALQLRPTRESHHASPYPLCLKPVPSTLTSLLASNPRLT
- the TRPT1 gene encoding tRNA 2'-phosphotransferase 1 isoform X1, with the translated sequence MNSSGGERQEAAGSRGRRAPRSREQDRDVQLSKALSYALRHGALKLGLPMGADGFVPLGALLQLPQFRSFSAEDVQRVVDTNRKQRFALQQGDPSTGLLIRANQGHSLQVPELELMPLETPQALPPMLVHGTFWKHWPSILLKGLSCGGRTHIHLAPGLPGDPSVISGMRPHCEIAVFIDGPLALADGISFFRSANGVILTPGNTDGFLLPKYFKEALQLRPTRESHHASPYPLCLKPVPSTLTSLLASNPRLT
- the TRPT1 gene encoding tRNA 2'-phosphotransferase 1 isoform X5 produces the protein MGADGFVPLGALLQLPQFRSFSAEDVQRVVDTNRKQRFALQQGDPSTGLLIRANQGHSLQVPELELMPLETPQALPPMLVHGTFWKHWPSILLKGLSCGGRTHIHLAPGLPGDPSVISGMRPHCEIAVFIDGPLALADGISFFRSANGVILTPGNTDGFLLPKYFKEALQLRPTRESHHASPYPLCLKPVPSTLTSLLASNPRLT
- the TRPT1 gene encoding tRNA 2'-phosphotransferase 1 isoform X4; the protein is MNSSGGERQEAAGSRGRRAPRSREQDRDVQLSKALSYALRHGALKLGLPMGADGFVPLGALLQLPQFRSFSAEDVQRVVDTNRKQRFALQQGDPSTGLLIRANQGHSLQVPELELMPLETPQALPPMLVHGTFWKHWPSILLKGLSCGGRTHIHLAPGLPGDPSVISDGISFFRSANGVILTPGNTDGFLLPKYFKEALQLRPTRESHHASPYPLCLKPVPSTLTSLLASNPRLT
- the NUDT22 gene encoding uridine diphosphate glucose pyrophosphatase NUDT22 isoform X1; its protein translation is MSCPVQIMDPEVTLLLQCPGGGLPREQVQAELSPAHDRRPLPGGDEAITAIWETRLKAQPWLFNAPKFRLHSATLAPIGPRGPQLLLRVGLTSYRDFLGTNWSSSAAWLRQQGATDWGDTQAYLADPLGVGAALATADDFLVFLRRSRQVAEAPGLVDVPGGHPEPQALCPGDSPQHQDLAGELVVRELFSSVLQEICDEVNLPLLTLSQPLLLGIARNETSAGRASAEFYVQCSLTSEQVRKHYLSGGPEAHESTGIIFVETQNVRRLQEAEMWAELCPSAKGAIILYNRVQGSPTGAALGSPALLPPL
- the NUDT22 gene encoding uridine diphosphate glucose pyrophosphatase NUDT22 isoform X2; this translates as MSCPVQIMDPEVTLLLQCPGGGLPREQVQAELSPAHDRRPLPGGDEAITAIWETRLKAQPWLFNAPKFRLHSATLAPIGPRGPQLLLRVGLTSYRDFLGTNWSSSAAWLRQQGATDWGDTQAYLADPLGVGAALATADDFLVFLRRSRQVAEAPGLVDVPGGHPEPQVNLPLLTLSQPLLLGIARNETSAGRASAEFYVQCSLTSEQVRKHYLSGGPEAHESTGIIFVETQNVRRLQEAEMWAELCPSAKGAIILYNRVQGSPTGAALGSPALLPPL